The proteins below come from a single Mesobacillus jeotgali genomic window:
- the ggt gene encoding gamma-glutamyltransferase — protein MSLHTYPYPSQRMASVARKGMVATSQPLAAQAGLDILKKGGNAIDAAIATAACLTVVEPTSNGIGGDAFALVWVKDKLYGLNASGPAPQSISIEKVKKLGHEKMPSHGWIPVTVPGAPSAWAELSKKFGRLPLTEVLQPAIDYARNGYPLTPILAKYWKGAYNAYKTRFQGEEYDEWFRVFAPDGRVPEAGEMWKSEDHANTLQEIAETNGESFYRGALADRIAEASEKAGAFLSKSDLENYHPEWVEPISVSYRGHDVWEIPPNGQGIVALMALNILKGYEFTHRDDVQGVHLQLEAMKQAFTDGKEYVTDPKTMQAKVADLLSEEYGEDARAKISDEARMPEPGQLPKGGTVYLSTADGEGNMVSFIQSNYMGFGSGVVVPGTGIGLQNRGHDFSLDPNHANALAPGKKTYHTIIPGFITKDGQAVGPFGVMGGYMQPQGHVQVAMNMIDFGLNPQAALDAPRWQWISGKQIEVEHNFPNHIVKELAARGHQLKVAYDGGSFGRGQVIVRNPETGVLTGGTEMRTDGAIACW, from the coding sequence ATGTCTTTGCATACATATCCTTATCCTTCTCAGCGGATGGCATCGGTGGCGCGCAAGGGGATGGTTGCTACGTCACAGCCGCTTGCTGCGCAGGCAGGGCTTGATATTTTAAAAAAGGGCGGAAACGCGATTGATGCTGCGATCGCAACGGCGGCATGCCTGACGGTTGTGGAGCCGACGTCCAACGGCATTGGCGGCGACGCGTTCGCGCTTGTCTGGGTAAAAGACAAGCTATATGGCTTGAATGCGAGCGGTCCTGCTCCACAATCGATTTCAATCGAAAAAGTGAAGAAGCTTGGCCATGAAAAAATGCCTTCGCATGGCTGGATTCCGGTCACGGTACCGGGAGCGCCGTCAGCGTGGGCGGAGTTATCGAAAAAATTTGGGCGCCTGCCGCTTACGGAAGTGCTGCAGCCAGCAATTGATTATGCGCGCAATGGGTACCCGCTGACTCCTATTCTCGCAAAATATTGGAAGGGTGCTTATAATGCCTACAAGACTCGCTTCCAGGGCGAGGAGTACGATGAGTGGTTCCGTGTCTTCGCTCCTGATGGCAGAGTTCCTGAAGCAGGCGAGATGTGGAAATCGGAGGACCATGCGAACACACTCCAGGAAATTGCCGAAACGAATGGGGAAAGCTTTTACAGGGGTGCGCTGGCTGATAGAATCGCTGAAGCCTCTGAAAAAGCAGGAGCATTCCTGAGTAAATCCGACCTTGAAAACTATCATCCTGAATGGGTGGAACCGATCTCTGTTTCATACCGCGGTCATGACGTTTGGGAAATCCCGCCGAACGGCCAAGGAATCGTTGCCTTGATGGCATTGAATATTTTAAAAGGATACGAGTTTACCCATCGCGATGACGTCCAGGGTGTCCATCTTCAGCTGGAAGCGATGAAGCAGGCGTTCACGGATGGCAAGGAATATGTGACCGACCCTAAGACAATGCAGGCGAAGGTAGCAGACCTCCTGTCAGAAGAGTACGGGGAGGACGCTCGTGCGAAAATTTCCGATGAAGCGAGAATGCCTGAACCTGGCCAGCTCCCTAAAGGCGGAACGGTGTATCTGTCGACTGCCGATGGCGAAGGCAATATGGTTTCGTTCATTCAGAGCAACTATATGGGCTTCGGCTCAGGTGTTGTCGTTCCTGGCACGGGAATCGGCCTGCAAAACCGCGGTCATGACTTCTCGCTTGACCCGAATCATGCGAACGCGCTGGCTCCGGGCAAAAAGACATACCACACGATCATTCCCGGCTTCATCACAAAGGATGGCCAGGCTGTCGGCCCGTTTGGCGTGATGGGCGGCTATATGCAGCCGCAGGGACATGTCCAGGTGGCAATGAATATGATCGACTTTGGCTTGAATCCGCAGGCTGCACTTGATGCACCGCGTTGGCAGTGGATCAGCGGCAAGCAAATCGAAGTCGAGCACAACTTCCCAAATCATATCGTCAAGGAGCTTGCGGCACGCGGACATCAGTTGAAGGTAGCATATGATGGCGGAAGCTTTGGCCGCGGCCAGGTCATTGTCCGCAATCCAGAAACCGGCGTCCTGACCGGCGGAACCGAAATGCGGACCGACGGCGCCATTGCCTGCTGGTAA
- a CDS encoding penicillin-binding transpeptidase domain-containing protein has protein sequence MKRVLLILLSVVIAAIISGCSKEPTPEERFSQYVKLWNDQKFDEMYGFLSEKAKDSISKEDFVSRYNKIYKDLEIGELKVSYNQPEEEQEHEANAELPFSAKMNSAAGPIEFDHNAALVKEEREDETNWYVDWNTTYIFPELEAGDKISFKNVQAERGSILDRAGNGLAINGTAVQIGVVPGKLGEPKEQTITKLAELLDMSEEQINKAMNAGWVKPELFVPLKKVSKTDKGLHEKLFALNGVTSQMVGAREYPYGEALSHLIGYVGPILADDLEKLEGKGYTATDLIGRRGLEQVLEEQLKGTNGVRISIVKEDGTVKTLAEKPVENGKDIQLTIDVVAQQQLYDQLKGKAGTASAINPTTGETLALVSSPGFDPNEMALGISQNRRKMLEDNPLMPTLNRFKMTYVPGSVIKPITAAIGLESGKLQLDTAFEITGKQWSKDASWGGYKVTRYSNVVGSINLEKALVYSDNIYFARAALGMGQDTFTEGLKKFGFEDQPEYLYPIEPSQIGKIDSEISLADSAYGQGQVEMNILHLAATYSPFVNEGNLIKPILNMEDKQGQIWQEGLVSPANAAALSNMLTKVITDPKGTAHNGLIANYPLAGKTGTAEIKEKQGDKGRELGWFVAYNPQSADMIVAMMIEDSGSKDVVTRVKEFYELRLQNGM, from the coding sequence ATGAAACGGGTACTATTAATACTTTTGTCGGTTGTCATTGCCGCCATCATTTCCGGCTGCAGCAAGGAGCCGACTCCCGAAGAACGGTTTTCCCAATACGTAAAGCTCTGGAATGATCAAAAGTTTGATGAGATGTATGGATTTTTATCAGAAAAAGCGAAGGATTCCATCTCCAAGGAGGATTTCGTCTCTCGCTATAATAAAATTTACAAAGATTTAGAGATCGGCGAGCTGAAGGTCAGCTACAATCAGCCTGAAGAAGAGCAGGAGCATGAAGCAAATGCAGAACTTCCTTTTTCGGCTAAAATGAACAGCGCTGCTGGTCCAATCGAATTCGACCATAATGCTGCTCTTGTAAAAGAAGAACGTGAAGATGAGACCAATTGGTATGTCGACTGGAATACGACGTACATTTTCCCAGAGCTCGAAGCAGGGGATAAAATCAGCTTCAAAAATGTTCAGGCAGAACGCGGCAGCATCCTTGACCGCGCCGGGAATGGACTCGCGATCAATGGGACGGCTGTCCAGATCGGAGTGGTCCCTGGCAAGTTGGGGGAGCCAAAAGAGCAGACAATCACCAAGCTTGCGGAGCTGCTCGACATGTCGGAGGAGCAAATCAACAAGGCAATGAATGCCGGCTGGGTAAAACCTGAATTGTTCGTGCCGCTGAAAAAAGTTTCGAAGACAGATAAAGGGCTTCATGAAAAATTATTTGCACTTAATGGCGTGACAAGTCAGATGGTCGGTGCCCGTGAGTATCCATACGGAGAGGCATTGTCCCATTTGATCGGGTATGTCGGCCCAATCCTCGCCGATGACCTGGAAAAACTGGAGGGTAAAGGCTACACCGCAACCGACCTAATCGGCCGCCGCGGCCTTGAACAGGTTCTCGAAGAACAGTTAAAAGGAACAAACGGAGTCAGAATCTCGATTGTAAAAGAGGATGGAACGGTCAAGACGCTTGCTGAAAAGCCAGTGGAAAATGGGAAGGATATCCAGCTGACGATCGATGTTGTCGCACAGCAGCAATTATACGACCAGCTAAAAGGAAAAGCAGGCACAGCATCGGCCATCAATCCGACCACAGGTGAGACGCTGGCATTGGTCAGCTCGCCCGGGTTCGACCCGAATGAAATGGCACTCGGAATCTCGCAAAACAGACGGAAAATGCTAGAAGACAATCCGCTCATGCCGACGCTTAATAGATTCAAGATGACTTATGTGCCGGGCTCTGTAATCAAGCCGATCACAGCGGCAATCGGCCTTGAGAGCGGAAAGCTCCAGTTGGATACTGCTTTTGAAATCACCGGGAAACAGTGGAGTAAGGACGCTTCATGGGGCGGCTATAAAGTGACGAGATATTCCAATGTGGTAGGCAGCATCAACCTCGAAAAAGCGCTGGTCTATTCGGATAATATTTACTTTGCGAGGGCAGCGCTCGGAATGGGTCAGGATACTTTTACAGAAGGGTTGAAGAAATTCGGCTTTGAAGATCAGCCGGAATACCTCTATCCGATCGAGCCGTCGCAAATCGGCAAGATTGACAGCGAAATCAGCCTGGCGGACTCTGCCTATGGGCAGGGGCAGGTTGAAATGAATATTCTGCATCTTGCAGCGACGTATTCACCATTCGTCAACGAGGGCAACCTCATTAAACCAATTTTGAATATGGAAGATAAACAGGGACAAATCTGGCAGGAAGGCCTGGTCAGCCCAGCCAATGCAGCGGCTCTAAGCAACATGCTGACAAAGGTCATCACCGATCCTAAAGGAACAGCACACAATGGCCTGATCGCCAACTATCCGCTCGCCGGTAAAACGGGCACAGCAGAAATCAAGGAAAAGCAGGGCGATAAGGGCCGGGAGCTCGGGTGGTTCGTCGCCTATAACCCGCAATCCGCCGATATGATCGTCGCAATGATGATCGAGGATTCCGGGTCAAAGGATGTCGTGACCCGAGTGAAGGAATTTTATGAATTAAGACTTCAGAATGGAATGTAG
- a CDS encoding DUF294 nucleotidyltransferase-like domain-containing protein, giving the protein MQQNQYKEIWKAVQFHPLFQGVEERTALSHVEECETLTYGKSEMMLKADTTRQGLLLILQGNAEVVVKNAAGQEEVLEVTRKGEIVGFSSLAEFLGLTSAEKTQANVGVRAADEVRALLIPFSVLAKRWEDQDVHDYLLAQVAIRLRDVYGSLAEQVKMARGIGEGETILARVQDLMSDKIASVTPDTSIQEAARRMAGSKTSSVLVVEDGELKGIITERDIVGRVVSKGIPFDSPSRLVMTENPVTISRFAYYYDALSKILLNGIKHLPVVDEGEISGVVTLTDLLRKKNDSVMRTIKKIDEADENNLPEVKAAIYEMTETLLRDRVPAIALLDIITKLYDRLIGRAVELSLAALRKKGLEPPAPFAFYLMGSAGRGEQFMLTDQDHFLVYGDTNEHGYFEKLGSEITAKLEAAGYSRCKGLMMSSEEQWRGTLLQWQDRVRKWMLQSTNENLLLAHNFFSYRFVAGSEALDKEFEAKIAELLDRSKIFLYRMVQAEREQEIPTLDEPIRALFKLGRKSIDMKKEILFPFHHSLQILSLYYGGIPGTPLEKIASLKDKGIFTEGFAEDLKEAFNHVLDLYIRQRWGNKGGSSILSFTTMSTRQKDELILSLRTLRELQGMVFARFSV; this is encoded by the coding sequence ATGCAACAAAATCAGTATAAGGAAATTTGGAAGGCTGTGCAGTTCCACCCCCTATTCCAGGGGGTGGAGGAACGCACGGCCCTTTCCCATGTCGAGGAATGTGAAACTCTTACCTATGGAAAAAGCGAAATGATGCTCAAGGCGGACACGACTCGTCAGGGGCTTTTGTTGATTTTACAGGGAAATGCCGAGGTGGTCGTGAAGAATGCTGCCGGACAGGAGGAAGTTCTTGAAGTCACCCGAAAAGGCGAAATTGTAGGGTTTTCAAGTCTGGCAGAGTTCCTTGGGTTGACGAGTGCCGAAAAAACGCAGGCAAATGTCGGAGTAAGGGCTGCAGATGAAGTCCGGGCACTGCTAATCCCTTTTTCCGTACTGGCAAAAAGGTGGGAAGACCAGGATGTCCATGACTACCTGCTGGCCCAGGTCGCAATCAGGCTGAGGGATGTGTACGGGTCCCTTGCCGAGCAGGTCAAAATGGCCAGGGGAATTGGCGAGGGCGAAACGATTTTAGCAAGGGTTCAGGATCTGATGAGTGATAAAATCGCGTCCGTTACTCCTGACACGAGCATTCAGGAAGCAGCGCGAAGAATGGCTGGAAGTAAAACAAGTTCTGTACTGGTGGTCGAGGATGGTGAGCTGAAAGGAATCATAACAGAACGGGATATCGTAGGCCGGGTCGTTTCAAAGGGCATTCCATTTGACAGTCCATCCAGGCTGGTGATGACGGAAAATCCTGTGACGATATCCAGGTTCGCTTACTATTACGATGCCTTATCTAAAATTTTACTGAACGGTATCAAGCATCTGCCCGTGGTCGATGAGGGGGAGATTTCCGGGGTAGTCACACTGACCGATTTGCTCCGGAAAAAGAATGACAGTGTAATGAGGACGATAAAGAAGATTGACGAGGCCGATGAAAACAATTTGCCTGAGGTAAAGGCAGCAATCTATGAAATGACCGAAACGCTGCTGCGAGACCGTGTTCCGGCTATAGCATTGCTGGATATCATCACAAAGCTATACGACAGATTGATCGGCAGGGCAGTCGAGCTGTCTCTTGCGGCACTCCGCAAGAAAGGGCTTGAGCCACCTGCTCCGTTTGCGTTTTATTTAATGGGATCTGCCGGCCGCGGGGAACAATTTATGCTGACAGACCAGGATCATTTCCTTGTGTATGGGGATACGAATGAGCATGGCTATTTTGAAAAACTGGGTTCAGAGATCACTGCAAAGCTGGAGGCAGCCGGCTACTCGCGCTGCAAGGGCTTGATGATGTCGAGTGAGGAGCAGTGGAGGGGAACGCTGCTACAGTGGCAGGATCGCGTACGCAAATGGATGCTGCAGTCCACAAATGAAAACCTGCTACTGGCACATAACTTCTTTTCCTATCGTTTCGTGGCAGGAAGTGAAGCGTTAGACAAGGAGTTCGAAGCAAAAATCGCCGAACTGCTCGACCGTTCGAAAATCTTCCTTTACCGGATGGTCCAGGCCGAAAGAGAGCAGGAAATTCCGACGCTGGACGAACCGATCCGTGCCCTGTTCAAGCTCGGCCGGAAAAGCATCGATATGAAAAAAGAGATTTTGTTCCCCTTCCACCACAGCCTGCAAATCCTGTCGCTCTATTACGGAGGAATCCCTGGAACACCATTGGAGAAGATCGCTAGTTTGAAAGACAAAGGGATTTTTACCGAAGGATTCGCGGAAGATTTAAAAGAGGCTTTCAACCATGTGCTTGACCTTTATATCAGGCAAAGGTGGGGAAATAAAGGTGGGAGCTCCATCCTATCATTCACCACCATGTCTACCAGACAAAAGGATGAACTCATCCTGAGCCTGCGAACACTTCGCGAACTGCAGGGAATGGTTTTTGCTAGATTTTCGGTGTAA
- a CDS encoding nuclease-related domain-containing protein has protein sequence MIEKGRTYPIRLLMYEALMERIKPNHPKIPLIEQDYKARRAGYKGELQTDYRLSFLPEKGFHIFRDLRLLDGEWPFQIDTLILTLRYILLIETKAFSGTLFFDKHSEQMIQTKNDQEKSYDNPINQVRMQAWHLKGWLQNHKFTVPPIYQFVAISNSSTIIKVSDRSLNNIIVKGDVLLSRVLQIDDTTSNPNFTDKEVKKLSKSLLKNHTPHYPDILKQYSLTPDDLQKGVQCPSCLSYGMNREKWVWRCPVCGHKSKNAHHKTVKEFFLLISPTIKNQRCREFCSGISSKTASDLLISLNLPFTGMTNGRIYHMPPDIETFFNPAKK, from the coding sequence TTGATTGAAAAAGGAAGGACATATCCCATCCGTCTTCTCATGTATGAGGCTTTAATGGAAAGAATTAAACCAAATCATCCAAAAATCCCACTAATTGAACAAGATTACAAAGCTCGACGCGCTGGATATAAGGGTGAATTGCAAACGGATTACCGCCTGAGTTTTTTACCCGAAAAAGGGTTCCATATTTTTCGTGATTTACGCCTCCTAGATGGAGAATGGCCTTTCCAGATAGATACCCTCATCCTAACTCTTCGTTATATCCTACTAATTGAAACAAAAGCCTTTTCCGGAACCCTTTTCTTCGACAAGCATTCCGAACAAATGATTCAAACAAAGAATGATCAGGAGAAATCATACGATAATCCCATTAACCAGGTTCGTATGCAAGCATGGCATTTGAAAGGATGGCTGCAAAACCATAAGTTCACTGTCCCTCCGATATACCAGTTTGTAGCCATCAGTAATTCCTCTACCATTATCAAGGTGAGTGACCGCTCCCTGAATAATATAATTGTGAAAGGTGATGTATTATTAAGCCGCGTTCTTCAAATCGACGATACCACTTCAAATCCAAACTTTACTGATAAAGAAGTAAAAAAGCTATCCAAGTCACTTTTAAAGAATCATACTCCTCACTACCCTGACATTCTTAAACAATATTCACTTACCCCGGATGATCTCCAAAAAGGCGTACAATGTCCGTCTTGTTTATCATATGGAATGAATCGCGAAAAATGGGTCTGGCGTTGTCCGGTGTGCGGGCATAAGTCCAAAAATGCTCACCATAAGACTGTAAAAGAGTTTTTCCTCCTTATTAGTCCAACAATTAAGAATCAGAGGTGCAGAGAATTTTGCAGCGGCATTTCATCAAAAACAGCCAGTGATCTTTTAATTTCATTGAATCTCCCCTTCACAGGCATGACTAATGGCCGCATCTACCACATGCCACCAGACATCGAAACGTTCTTTAATCCTGCGAAAAAATAA
- a CDS encoding sodium:solute symporter family protein encodes MDTQFLVSLSIILATFGLYIGIAIYNTAKQTSDFYVASRGVPPIFNGMAIGADWMSAASFIGMAGTIMLLGYDGLAYIMGWTGGYLLLTFLLAPQLRKYGRYTVPEFIGDRYNSHTARVIAAISTIIISFTYSIGQLSGSGVVIGRLFEIDAKLGTMIGVVLIATYAAFGGMKGITWTQVAQYIILIIAYLIPVIFMSLQITSSALPWLSYGELVGKMGELDRELGISEYFAPFTNGTKWQFLALMFTLMAGTAGLPHVIVRFYTVSTMKAARWSGAWALLFIGLLYLSAPAYAAFSRFILMTKVAGSKISELPAWTKTWVDTGKLQVADGNSDGVLQWSELIISNDIVVMATPEIANLGVFVIGLVAAGAMAAALSTAGGLMIAISSAFAHDIYYRVMKPNATEKTRLNVARISIVVATLFAGIIALNPPGAITQIVAWAFALASGTFFPALILGVWWKRSNSQGVIAGMLVGLAVTLGYIFAAKYGGFTILGIIDTGAGVFGATAAILANVIVSLATPAPSQKIQEEVLDLRYPEQMTYKNGEVWMNDDATKSV; translated from the coding sequence TTGGATACACAATTCTTGGTCTCATTATCTATTATATTAGCTACATTTGGTTTGTATATCGGGATTGCGATTTACAATACAGCTAAGCAGACGTCCGATTTCTACGTTGCCAGCCGCGGCGTTCCGCCAATTTTTAATGGGATGGCGATCGGCGCTGACTGGATGAGTGCCGCTTCCTTCATCGGGATGGCCGGTACGATCATGCTGCTCGGCTATGACGGCCTTGCGTATATCATGGGCTGGACGGGCGGATATTTGCTGTTGACCTTCCTGCTTGCGCCACAGCTCAGGAAGTATGGCCGCTACACGGTTCCAGAATTTATCGGTGACCGATACAACAGCCACACGGCACGCGTCATTGCGGCCATTTCAACGATCATCATCAGCTTCACCTACTCGATCGGGCAGCTTTCCGGTTCCGGTGTGGTAATCGGGCGACTGTTCGAAATCGATGCGAAGCTCGGCACGATGATCGGTGTGGTCCTGATCGCTACTTATGCTGCCTTCGGCGGTATGAAGGGGATTACGTGGACACAGGTTGCACAATATATCATTTTGATCATTGCCTATTTGATTCCGGTCATTTTCATGTCTCTCCAGATAACTAGCAGTGCACTTCCATGGCTTTCCTACGGTGAACTGGTTGGCAAAATGGGTGAGCTCGACCGTGAACTTGGGATCTCCGAGTACTTCGCGCCATTCACTAACGGCACGAAATGGCAGTTCCTTGCTCTTATGTTTACATTGATGGCCGGTACGGCGGGACTTCCGCACGTCATCGTCCGTTTCTATACGGTATCAACGATGAAGGCTGCACGCTGGTCAGGTGCATGGGCACTTCTCTTCATCGGCTTGCTTTACCTGTCAGCACCTGCTTACGCGGCATTCTCACGCTTTATCCTGATGACAAAGGTTGCCGGCAGCAAAATCAGTGAGCTTCCTGCCTGGACGAAAACATGGGTTGATACAGGAAAGCTGCAGGTTGCCGATGGTAATAGCGACGGTGTCCTACAGTGGAGTGAATTGATCATCTCAAACGATATCGTAGTTATGGCGACACCGGAAATCGCAAACCTTGGCGTATTCGTCATCGGACTTGTAGCGGCAGGCGCTATGGCCGCGGCTCTTTCAACTGCCGGCGGCTTAATGATCGCGATTTCTTCGGCTTTTGCGCACGATATATACTACCGTGTCATGAAGCCAAACGCTACGGAAAAAACACGTCTGAATGTAGCGCGTATTTCTATCGTTGTCGCTACATTGTTTGCCGGAATCATTGCGCTTAATCCTCCTGGAGCAATCACGCAAATCGTTGCATGGGCCTTCGCTCTGGCAAGCGGAACCTTCTTCCCGGCCTTGATCCTTGGTGTATGGTGGAAGCGTTCAAATTCACAGGGTGTTATTGCAGGTATGCTCGTCGGTCTTGCGGTGACATTGGGATACATTTTCGCGGCAAAGTATGGCGGCTTCACGATCCTTGGCATCATTGACACAGGTGCCGGCGTATTCGGCGCTACAGCTGCAATCCTTGCGAATGTCATTGTATCGCTTGCTACTCCAGCACCTTCGCAAAAAATTCAGGAGGAAGTACTCGACCTTCGTTATCCTGAACAGATGACCTATAAGAACGGCGAAGTTTGGATGAATGACGATGCAACAAAATCAGTATAA
- a CDS encoding DUF4212 domain-containing protein — translation MKKIDKSVADAYFREKTRNMIIYFIVWFLVSFGAVMIAEPLSEISIGGFPFHYFMGAQGAVVTFIILLFVNAKLSDGIDKKYGIDEEKNVKLSEGKSLDH, via the coding sequence GTGAAGAAAATTGATAAGTCAGTTGCTGACGCGTATTTCCGTGAAAAAACCCGTAACATGATCATCTATTTCATCGTCTGGTTCCTCGTTTCGTTCGGCGCGGTCATGATTGCCGAACCACTGAGCGAGATTTCAATCGGCGGCTTCCCGTTCCACTATTTCATGGGAGCGCAGGGGGCAGTGGTCACGTTCATCATTCTGCTGTTTGTCAACGCCAAACTTAGCGATGGCATCGACAAGAAGTATGGAATCGATGAGGAGAAGAACGTCAAGCTGAGCGAAGGAAAGAGCCTGGATCACTAA
- a CDS encoding VanZ family protein produces MAAIWIMSSNPADALVELPNQGVDRFIKESLHLVEFGILYVLLVLAALTTGRFTPVMSFAFMGVAILYGLLDEVHQSFVPYRSATVIDFIKDVIGVLAASHFIHHAYFSGKFPRLGRVLRGIEERVRGY; encoded by the coding sequence ATGGCGGCTATCTGGATCATGTCCAGCAATCCTGCTGATGCATTGGTCGAGCTGCCCAATCAGGGCGTGGATCGTTTTATAAAAGAATCACTCCATCTTGTAGAGTTCGGGATTCTGTATGTGCTGCTTGTTCTGGCCGCGTTAACGACCGGGCGCTTTACACCGGTAATGAGCTTTGCTTTCATGGGCGTGGCGATCCTGTACGGACTGCTAGACGAGGTTCACCAAAGCTTCGTCCCGTACCGATCCGCAACTGTGATTGATTTTATAAAAGACGTAATTGGGGTTTTAGCGGCCTCACACTTCATCCATCATGCATACTTCAGCGGCAAGTTCCCGCGGCTGGGGAGGGTTTTGCGTGGGATTGAGGAGAGAGTTCGGGGATATTAG
- a CDS encoding peptidoglycan DD-metalloendopeptidase family protein, whose product MREEEKRSSQDKSKNSFFKKRWVYPTVYIASAAIILTGVLWYQNSGTDQLDQSEYKATDMPGKKMNDQPAVEVNRAMENFVMPVVNEDDAVVQMQFYDNDGDAAEQEAALVFYDNTYHPNTGLDIASKDGKEFDVIASLSGTVKNVMEDAVLGNVIEIEHDKGIVTQYQSVKDYQVKVGDQVEQGQVIAKSGTSLINEKAGNHVHFEIRKDNVPVNPHEYFNKPLSALQDANVTEEKASSDADAGKSEDAAEEDVEGSSEEDAEGTTPSEEDAEGTTPAEDKPAEGGSDKKDEDKDAGEDTDKDSSTDSDTSTNS is encoded by the coding sequence ATGAGAGAGGAAGAAAAAAGATCTTCTCAAGACAAAAGCAAGAACAGCTTTTTCAAGAAGCGGTGGGTGTATCCAACAGTTTATATTGCTAGTGCCGCAATCATTCTAACTGGTGTCCTATGGTATCAAAACAGCGGAACCGATCAGCTGGATCAGTCGGAATACAAAGCGACTGACATGCCTGGCAAAAAGATGAATGACCAGCCAGCAGTTGAAGTGAACCGCGCGATGGAGAACTTTGTAATGCCAGTGGTGAATGAAGACGATGCAGTCGTCCAAATGCAATTCTATGACAATGACGGCGACGCGGCTGAGCAAGAAGCAGCTCTAGTGTTCTATGATAATACGTACCATCCGAACACTGGGTTAGACATTGCTTCAAAAGATGGCAAGGAATTTGATGTAATCGCATCACTAAGCGGTACCGTCAAAAATGTCATGGAAGACGCAGTGCTTGGAAATGTCATTGAAATCGAGCATGACAAAGGTATTGTAACACAATATCAGTCAGTGAAAGACTACCAAGTTAAGGTTGGCGACCAGGTTGAGCAAGGACAAGTCATTGCGAAATCCGGAACAAGCTTGATCAATGAGAAGGCTGGCAACCACGTTCACTTTGAGATCCGCAAGGACAATGTACCAGTCAATCCGCATGAGTACTTCAACAAGCCTCTAAGCGCATTGCAGGACGCAAATGTGACAGAAGAGAAAGCTTCTTCTGATGCAGATGCAGGCAAGTCTGAAGATGCTGCCGAAGAAGATGTGGAAGGAAGCTCAGAGGAAGACGCTGAAGGCACAACTCCATCAGAGGAAGACGCTGAAGGCACAACTCCAGCGGAAGACAAGCCTGCTGAAGGCGGCTCTGATAAAAAAGACGAAGATAAGGATGCAGGAGAAGATACAGACAAAGACTCTTCAACTGACTCTGACACTTCAACCAACTCTTAA
- a CDS encoding PolC-type DNA polymerase III: MFFQRKNISCPLTYEKIPLSTRIDDLTFIVFDTETTGFQVATTDRLIEIGAVPVSGMKVMENARFQTYVNPERQISREIIELTSITNEKVAGAPVAAEAIHDFFDYVGSHAAVCLVGHYVGFDHLVLKSELKREKLALKKLFTIDTLDLIGFIAPSYDMRDLERYAMAFGTRIYDRHSAVGDALTTAYLFTELLQQFKDRGHSTWGELVKATESQARSMQF, encoded by the coding sequence ATGTTTTTTCAACGAAAGAATATTTCCTGCCCGCTTACGTACGAAAAAATCCCTTTATCGACTAGAATCGATGATTTGACTTTTATTGTTTTCGACACAGAGACAACTGGATTCCAGGTGGCGACCACAGACCGGCTGATTGAAATTGGTGCTGTTCCGGTAAGTGGGATGAAAGTGATGGAAAATGCCCGTTTTCAGACATATGTAAACCCGGAGCGACAAATTTCTCGGGAAATAATTGAGCTGACATCCATTACGAATGAAAAAGTTGCTGGAGCACCGGTGGCGGCAGAGGCGATACATGATTTCTTTGACTACGTTGGGTCACACGCGGCAGTATGCCTTGTTGGCCATTATGTCGGCTTCGATCACCTTGTGTTGAAAAGTGAACTGAAGCGTGAAAAGCTGGCGCTAAAAAAACTGTTCACCATCGATACGCTCGATTTAATCGGATTCATAGCCCCGTCCTACGATATGCGTGACCTGGAGCGATATGCGATGGCATTTGGCACACGTATATATGACCGCCATAGCGCAGTAGGCGATGCATTGACCACAGCCTATCTGTTCACCGAATTGCTGCAGCAGTTCAAGGACCGAGGACATTCCACCTGGGGCGAGCTCGTTAAGGCCACTGAAAGCCAGGCGCGTTCGATGCAGTTTTAA